One Drosophila willistoni isolate 14030-0811.24 chromosome 2R unlocalized genomic scaffold, UCI_dwil_1.1 Seg167, whole genome shotgun sequence DNA segment encodes these proteins:
- the LOC6642805 gene encoding trithorax group protein osa isoform X6 produces MATSALPVASSSSNSPASIQNPQLKRVVYSKYRELLGSYNDKANAIIDTLPAYLVRQDHGFQLTELPVNGNTNKQSEETNYGQRGGGGGAGGGGYEAPACVQNAMMTKDKKPFTYTPGGIDLSQIRSERMAKRLARNAQSEGATGASQQNRPAQPQSPNGGSPGSGAASSMGAAAMGMPFQVLPPPPPPPQPGKNGNQFAPAAPPPPPPQQQQSTLAPPGRLSAPGSPATARKSPTPQRFEPPPLGFRPEIKIPPNPMAALKKVPPPVEKNTFWKDEYCKERSKSPLPETAAVAAAPITQPSQNGDYTDSVDGYKPQAIGNSNYSPVAPKSPTMQQQQLHQLQQQLQQQHLSQQVPTPPPTPPQQQQQQQQQRQEFRSVPMPQSPAVNVYTQRQTESPRSPFEQQQRSTESPFRLAQQQQQQQQSPQQQQQQQYPPLAISPLAQQQPTAQQSAQSVPWRTQRSQPVVSPQPQQQQQQQQQQQLSHPQPIYNNVQQQQQQQQQQRSRDVFSPVRNDTTATAINNQQQQNYGTQQTPYSGAGKPTNVGSLYIAPLAQPTEPQAQRILLQQQQQTAARDSPMRQLPQQQQSAGQPLRWLSSQPGVKEQAPWAQARAEENGNVLPSTLRQTTPAPTSAPPAQPQVAPQAPQQPQQTSFYQPQLIQGNGFGPQPTIQQQNFGSNTQPGGLRLQINLNTNSNSTSNNNNQSGPRERIIPITLEQTPTYAAAQPNFGGNGISAQNRFTQQQQQQQRFDGPPQQQQQYIPPSEQQAPEPKKYTGSAIPSRSFKILQAMTTPENAGPGQSDL; encoded by the exons AA TTATGGTCAACgcggtggaggaggaggagcaggaggTGGTGGCTATGAGGCGCCAGCCTGTGTGCAGAATGCCATGATGACAAAAGACAAGAAACCATTCACATATACACCAGGTGGCATAGATCTCTCTCAGATACGTTCGGAGCGTATGGCCAAACGTTTGGCTCGCAATGCCCAATCGGAGGGAGCCACTGGAGCATCGCAACAGAATAGACCAGCTCAGCCGCAGTCACCAAATGGTGGCTCACCTGGATCTGGAGCAGCCAGCTCAATGGGAGCTGCTGCCATGGGTATGCCCTTTCAGGTGCtaccaccgccgccgccgccaccacaACCGGGTAAGAATGGCAATCAATTTGCCCCAGCTGCacccccaccaccaccaccccaacaacaacaaagcacATTAGCACCACCCGGTCGTCTTAGTGCACCAGGTTCGCCGGCAACGGCTCGTAAATCACCAACACCACAACGTTTTGAGCCGCCACCATTGGGATTCCGGCCAGAGATTAAGATACCACCAAATCCGATGGCAGCTCTAAAGAAAGTTCCACCGCCCGTGGAGAAGAACACATTCTGGAAGGATGAATATTGCAAAGAGCGTTCCAAGAGTCCATTGCCAGAAACAGCAGCAGTTGCAGCTGCTCCAATTACTCAGCCAAGTCAGAATGGAGACTATACCGATAGCGTTGATG GCTATAAACCTCAAGCAATTGGtaatagcaactatagtccaGTTGCCCCCAAATCGCCGAcaatgcagcagcaacaactacatCAACTACAGCAACagttgcagcaacaacatctgTCGCAGCAGGTGCCCACGCCGCCACCAACTCcaccccaacaacaacaacagcagcaacaacaacgacaagaGTTCCGCAGTGTGCCCATGCCACAATCGCCGGCTGTCAATGTTTATacacagagacagacagagagtcCACGTTCACCCTTTGAACAGCAACAACGATCCACTGAGAGTCCTTTCCGTTTggcacaacagcagcaacaacagcaacaatcaccacaacagcagcagcaacaacaatatccACCTTTGGCAATTTCTCCATTGGCTCAGCAACAGCCAACAGCTCAGCAATCAGCACAATCTGTACCCTGGCGTACACAACGTTCTCAGCCTGTGGTTTCACCACAGccccagcaacagcagcagcagcaacaacaacagcagctaTCACATCCACAACCCATTTACAACAAtgtgcaacaacagcagcaacagcaacaacaacaacgatctCGCGATGTATTCAGCCCAGTCAGAAATgacacaacagcaacagcaatcaataaccagcagcaacagaattATGGCACTCAACAAACACCATATTCAGGAGCAGGAAAACCG accaACGTTGGTTCTCTTTACATTGCTCCTTTGGCTCAGCCCACAGAGCCACAAGCCCAGCGTATTCTgcttcagcagcagcagcagactGCAGCCCGGGATTCGCCTATGAGGCAATTGCCCCAACAGCAGCAATCAGCTGGCCAACCTTTGCGTTGGCTTAGCTCCCAGCCGGGAGTTAAGGAGCAGGCACCTTGGGCCCAAGCTCGAGCTGAAGAGAATGGCAACGTTTTGCCATCAACATTAAGACAGACGACTCCGGCGCCAACATCAGCACCACCAGCACAGCCACAAGTTGCACCACAAGCGCCACAGCAACCACAGCAAACATCTTTCTATCAACCACAATTGATTCAAGGCAATGGATTTGGTCCACAACCAACAATTCAACAGCAGAACTTTGGCTCAAATACTCAGCCAGGTGGTTTGCGTTTGCAAATTAATTTGAATACGAATAGTAacagcaccagcaacaacaataatcaAAGTGGACCAAGG GAGCGCATTATACCCATTACTTTGGAGCAGACACCAACATATGCAGCTGCCCAACCGAATTTCGGTG GTAATGGCATCTCAGCACAGAATCGCTttacacaacaacaacaacaacagcagcgtTTTG ATGGAcccccacaacaacaacaacaatatataCCACCTAGTGAACAACAAGCTCCGGAACCTAAAAAATATACGGGTAGCGCTATACCTAGTCGATCATTTAAAATTCTACAGGCTATGACAACACCAGAAAATGCCG GACCTGGACAATCGGATCTATAA
- the LOC6642805 gene encoding mediator of RNA polymerase II transcription subunit 15 isoform X4, protein MATSALPVASSSSNSPASIQNPQLKRVVYSKYRELLGSYNDKANAIIDTLPAYLVRQDHGFQLTELPVNGNTNKQSEETNYGQRGGGGGAGGGGYEAPACVQNAMMTKDKKPFTYTPGGIDLSQIRSERMAKRLARNAQSEGATGASQQNRPAQPQSPNGGSPGSGAASSMGAAAMGMPFQVLPPPPPPPQPGKNGNQFAPAAPPPPPPQQQQSTLAPPGRLSAPGSPATARKSPTPQRFEPPPLGFRPEIKIPPNPMAALKKVPPPVEKNTFWKDEYCKERSKSPLPETAAVAAAPITQPSQNGDYTDSVDGYKPQAIGNSNYSPVAPKSPTMQQQQLHQLQQQLQQQHLSQQVPTPPPTPPQQQQQQQQQRQEFRSVPMPQSPAVNVYTQRQTESPRSPFEQQQRSTESPFRLAQQQQQQQQSPQQQQQQQYPPLAISPLAQQQPTAQQSAQSVPWRTQRSQPVVSPQPQQQQQQQQQQQLSHPQPIYNNVQQQQQQQQQQRSRDVFSPVRNDTTATAINNQQQQNYGTQQTPYSGAGKPTNVGSLYIAPLAQPTEPQAQRILLQQQQQTAARDSPMRQLPQQQQSAGQPLRWLSSQPGVKEQAPWAQARAEENGNVLPSTLRQTTPAPTSAPPAQPQVAPQAPQQPQQTSFYQPQLIQGNGFGPQPTIQQQNFGSNTQPGGLRLQINLNTNSNSTSNNNNQSGPRERIIPITLEQTPTYAAAQPNFGGYNNYPASGMVQGQRVMSPQLQTNGNSTRIVPISIEGGRSGPVSQSPVVLQNDPRSPPIQSKSFRILQKITDTVDDGNDDESFAQQTPIEQPAQLQRPQYARQMSAQQARNSPTIEQMRRLQIGQDQQQQQQQQQQLGTPLAWSPQGNGISAQNRFTQQQQQQQRFDGPPQQQQQYIPPSEQQAPEPKKYTGSAIPSRSFKILQAMTTPENAGPGQSDL, encoded by the exons AA TTATGGTCAACgcggtggaggaggaggagcaggaggTGGTGGCTATGAGGCGCCAGCCTGTGTGCAGAATGCCATGATGACAAAAGACAAGAAACCATTCACATATACACCAGGTGGCATAGATCTCTCTCAGATACGTTCGGAGCGTATGGCCAAACGTTTGGCTCGCAATGCCCAATCGGAGGGAGCCACTGGAGCATCGCAACAGAATAGACCAGCTCAGCCGCAGTCACCAAATGGTGGCTCACCTGGATCTGGAGCAGCCAGCTCAATGGGAGCTGCTGCCATGGGTATGCCCTTTCAGGTGCtaccaccgccgccgccgccaccacaACCGGGTAAGAATGGCAATCAATTTGCCCCAGCTGCacccccaccaccaccaccccaacaacaacaaagcacATTAGCACCACCCGGTCGTCTTAGTGCACCAGGTTCGCCGGCAACGGCTCGTAAATCACCAACACCACAACGTTTTGAGCCGCCACCATTGGGATTCCGGCCAGAGATTAAGATACCACCAAATCCGATGGCAGCTCTAAAGAAAGTTCCACCGCCCGTGGAGAAGAACACATTCTGGAAGGATGAATATTGCAAAGAGCGTTCCAAGAGTCCATTGCCAGAAACAGCAGCAGTTGCAGCTGCTCCAATTACTCAGCCAAGTCAGAATGGAGACTATACCGATAGCGTTGATG GCTATAAACCTCAAGCAATTGGtaatagcaactatagtccaGTTGCCCCCAAATCGCCGAcaatgcagcagcaacaactacatCAACTACAGCAACagttgcagcaacaacatctgTCGCAGCAGGTGCCCACGCCGCCACCAACTCcaccccaacaacaacaacagcagcaacaacaacgacaagaGTTCCGCAGTGTGCCCATGCCACAATCGCCGGCTGTCAATGTTTATacacagagacagacagagagtcCACGTTCACCCTTTGAACAGCAACAACGATCCACTGAGAGTCCTTTCCGTTTggcacaacagcagcaacaacagcaacaatcaccacaacagcagcagcaacaacaatatccACCTTTGGCAATTTCTCCATTGGCTCAGCAACAGCCAACAGCTCAGCAATCAGCACAATCTGTACCCTGGCGTACACAACGTTCTCAGCCTGTGGTTTCACCACAGccccagcaacagcagcagcagcaacaacaacagcagctaTCACATCCACAACCCATTTACAACAAtgtgcaacaacagcagcaacagcaacaacaacaacgatctCGCGATGTATTCAGCCCAGTCAGAAATgacacaacagcaacagcaatcaataaccagcagcaacagaattATGGCACTCAACAAACACCATATTCAGGAGCAGGAAAACCG accaACGTTGGTTCTCTTTACATTGCTCCTTTGGCTCAGCCCACAGAGCCACAAGCCCAGCGTATTCTgcttcagcagcagcagcagactGCAGCCCGGGATTCGCCTATGAGGCAATTGCCCCAACAGCAGCAATCAGCTGGCCAACCTTTGCGTTGGCTTAGCTCCCAGCCGGGAGTTAAGGAGCAGGCACCTTGGGCCCAAGCTCGAGCTGAAGAGAATGGCAACGTTTTGCCATCAACATTAAGACAGACGACTCCGGCGCCAACATCAGCACCACCAGCACAGCCACAAGTTGCACCACAAGCGCCACAGCAACCACAGCAAACATCTTTCTATCAACCACAATTGATTCAAGGCAATGGATTTGGTCCACAACCAACAATTCAACAGCAGAACTTTGGCTCAAATACTCAGCCAGGTGGTTTGCGTTTGCAAATTAATTTGAATACGAATAGTAacagcaccagcaacaacaataatcaAAGTGGACCAAGG GAGCGCATTATACCCATTACTTTGGAGCAGACACCAACATATGCAGCTGCCCAACCGAATTTCGGTG GTTACAACAATTATCCAGCTTCCGGAATGGTTCAAGGACAAAGGGTTATGTCACCGCAACTCCAGACGAATGGCAACTCTACACGAATTGTGCCCATCTCTATTGAGGGTGGACGATCCGGACCTGTATCCCAATCGCCAGTAGTTTTGCAAAA CGATCCACGATCACCGCCCATACAATCGAAATCGTTTagaattttgcaaaaaataacCGATACCGTGGACGATGGCAACGACGATGAATCCTTTGCACAGCAAACTCCCATCGAGCAGCCGGCCCAATTGCAGAGGCCACAATATGCTCGTCAGATGAGTGCTCAGCAGGCAAGAAATAGTCCAACTATAGAACAAATGAGACGATTGCAAATTGGTCAggatcaacagcaacagcagcagcaacaacaacaattgggTACGCCTTTAGCTTGGTCGCCGCAAG GTAATGGCATCTCAGCACAGAATCGCTttacacaacaacaacaacaacagcagcgtTTTG ATGGAcccccacaacaacaacaacaatatataCCACCTAGTGAACAACAAGCTCCGGAACCTAAAAAATATACGGGTAGCGCTATACCTAGTCGATCATTTAAAATTCTACAGGCTATGACAACACCAGAAAATGCCG GACCTGGACAATCGGATCTATAA
- the LOC6642805 gene encoding mediator of RNA polymerase II transcription subunit 15 isoform X5, with protein MSSGYGQRGGGGGAGGGGYEAPACVQNAMMTKDKKPFTYTPGGIDLSQIRSERMAKRLARNAQSEGATGASQQNRPAQPQSPNGGSPGSGAASSMGAAAMGMPFQVLPPPPPPPQPGKNGNQFAPAAPPPPPPQQQQSTLAPPGRLSAPGSPATARKSPTPQRFEPPPLGFRPEIKIPPNPMAALKKVPPPVEKNTFWKDEYCKERSKSPLPETAAVAAAPITQPSQNGDYTDSVDGYKPQAIGNSNYSPVAPKSPTMQQQQLHQLQQQLQQQHLSQQVPTPPPTPPQQQQQQQQQRQEFRSVPMPQSPAVNVYTQRQTESPRSPFEQQQRSTESPFRLAQQQQQQQQSPQQQQQQQYPPLAISPLAQQQPTAQQSAQSVPWRTQRSQPVVSPQPQQQQQQQQQQQLSHPQPIYNNVQQQQQQQQQQRSRDVFSPVRNDTTATAINNQQQQNYGTQQTPYSGAGKPTNVGSLYIAPLAQPTEPQAQRILLQQQQQTAARDSPMRQLPQQQQSAGQPLRWLSSQPGVKEQAPWAQARAEENGNVLPSTLRQTTPAPTSAPPAQPQVAPQAPQQPQQTSFYQPQLIQGNGFGPQPTIQQQNFGSNTQPGGLRLQINLNTNSNSTSNNNNQSGPRERIIPITLEQTPTYAAAQPNFGAPAGHIIRSANQFVDQGYNNYPASGMVQGQRVMSPQLQTNGNSTRIVPISIEGGRSGPVSQSPVVLQNGSYNLFVHQCPLEAEIRYRKNRLSDPRSPPIQSKSFRILQKITDTVDDGNDDESFAQQTPIEQPAQLQRPQYARQMSAQQARNSPTIEQMRRLQIGQDQQQQQQQQQQLGTPLAWSPQGNGISAQNRFTQQQQQQQRFDGPPQQQQQYIPPSEQQAPEPKKYTGSAIPSRSFKILQAMTTPENAGPGQSDL; from the exons TTATGGTCAACgcggtggaggaggaggagcaggaggTGGTGGCTATGAGGCGCCAGCCTGTGTGCAGAATGCCATGATGACAAAAGACAAGAAACCATTCACATATACACCAGGTGGCATAGATCTCTCTCAGATACGTTCGGAGCGTATGGCCAAACGTTTGGCTCGCAATGCCCAATCGGAGGGAGCCACTGGAGCATCGCAACAGAATAGACCAGCTCAGCCGCAGTCACCAAATGGTGGCTCACCTGGATCTGGAGCAGCCAGCTCAATGGGAGCTGCTGCCATGGGTATGCCCTTTCAGGTGCtaccaccgccgccgccgccaccacaACCGGGTAAGAATGGCAATCAATTTGCCCCAGCTGCacccccaccaccaccaccccaacaacaacaaagcacATTAGCACCACCCGGTCGTCTTAGTGCACCAGGTTCGCCGGCAACGGCTCGTAAATCACCAACACCACAACGTTTTGAGCCGCCACCATTGGGATTCCGGCCAGAGATTAAGATACCACCAAATCCGATGGCAGCTCTAAAGAAAGTTCCACCGCCCGTGGAGAAGAACACATTCTGGAAGGATGAATATTGCAAAGAGCGTTCCAAGAGTCCATTGCCAGAAACAGCAGCAGTTGCAGCTGCTCCAATTACTCAGCCAAGTCAGAATGGAGACTATACCGATAGCGTTGATG GCTATAAACCTCAAGCAATTGGtaatagcaactatagtccaGTTGCCCCCAAATCGCCGAcaatgcagcagcaacaactacatCAACTACAGCAACagttgcagcaacaacatctgTCGCAGCAGGTGCCCACGCCGCCACCAACTCcaccccaacaacaacaacagcagcaacaacaacgacaagaGTTCCGCAGTGTGCCCATGCCACAATCGCCGGCTGTCAATGTTTATacacagagacagacagagagtcCACGTTCACCCTTTGAACAGCAACAACGATCCACTGAGAGTCCTTTCCGTTTggcacaacagcagcaacaacagcaacaatcaccacaacagcagcagcaacaacaatatccACCTTTGGCAATTTCTCCATTGGCTCAGCAACAGCCAACAGCTCAGCAATCAGCACAATCTGTACCCTGGCGTACACAACGTTCTCAGCCTGTGGTTTCACCACAGccccagcaacagcagcagcagcaacaacaacagcagctaTCACATCCACAACCCATTTACAACAAtgtgcaacaacagcagcaacagcaacaacaacaacgatctCGCGATGTATTCAGCCCAGTCAGAAATgacacaacagcaacagcaatcaataaccagcagcaacagaattATGGCACTCAACAAACACCATATTCAGGAGCAGGAAAACCG accaACGTTGGTTCTCTTTACATTGCTCCTTTGGCTCAGCCCACAGAGCCACAAGCCCAGCGTATTCTgcttcagcagcagcagcagactGCAGCCCGGGATTCGCCTATGAGGCAATTGCCCCAACAGCAGCAATCAGCTGGCCAACCTTTGCGTTGGCTTAGCTCCCAGCCGGGAGTTAAGGAGCAGGCACCTTGGGCCCAAGCTCGAGCTGAAGAGAATGGCAACGTTTTGCCATCAACATTAAGACAGACGACTCCGGCGCCAACATCAGCACCACCAGCACAGCCACAAGTTGCACCACAAGCGCCACAGCAACCACAGCAAACATCTTTCTATCAACCACAATTGATTCAAGGCAATGGATTTGGTCCACAACCAACAATTCAACAGCAGAACTTTGGCTCAAATACTCAGCCAGGTGGTTTGCGTTTGCAAATTAATTTGAATACGAATAGTAacagcaccagcaacaacaataatcaAAGTGGACCAAGG GAGCGCATTATACCCATTACTTTGGAGCAGACACCAACATATGCAGCTGCCCAACCGAATTTCGGTG CGCCTGCTGGTCACATAATACGCTCAGCTAATCAATTTGTCGATCAAGGTTACAACAATTATCCAGCTTCCGGAATGGTTCAAGGACAAAGGGTTATGTCACCGCAACTCCAGACGAATGGCAACTCTACACGAATTGTGCCCATCTCTATTGAGGGTGGACGATCCGGACCTGTATCCCAATCGCCAGTAGTTTTGCAAAA TGGCAGttacaatttatttgtgcATCAATGTCCGCTCGAGGCGGAGATACGCTACAGAAAGAATCGTCTCAG CGATCCACGATCACCGCCCATACAATCGAAATCGTTTagaattttgcaaaaaataacCGATACCGTGGACGATGGCAACGACGATGAATCCTTTGCACAGCAAACTCCCATCGAGCAGCCGGCCCAATTGCAGAGGCCACAATATGCTCGTCAGATGAGTGCTCAGCAGGCAAGAAATAGTCCAACTATAGAACAAATGAGACGATTGCAAATTGGTCAggatcaacagcaacagcagcagcaacaacaacaattgggTACGCCTTTAGCTTGGTCGCCGCAAG GTAATGGCATCTCAGCACAGAATCGCTttacacaacaacaacaacaacagcagcgtTTTG ATGGAcccccacaacaacaacaacaatatataCCACCTAGTGAACAACAAGCTCCGGAACCTAAAAAATATACGGGTAGCGCTATACCTAGTCGATCATTTAAAATTCTACAGGCTATGACAACACCAGAAAATGCCG GACCTGGACAATCGGATCTATAA
- the LOC6642805 gene encoding transcription factor SPT20 homolog isoform X3, with amino-acid sequence MATSALPVASSSSNSPASIQNPQLKRVVYSKYRELLGSYNDKANAIIDTLPAYLVRQDHGFQLTELPVNGNTNKQSEETNYGQRGGGGGAGGGGYEAPACVQNAMMTKDKKPFTYTPGGIDLSQIRSERMAKRLARNAQSEGATGASQQNRPAQPQSPNGGSPGSGAASSMGAAAMGMPFQVLPPPPPPPQPGKNGNQFAPAAPPPPPPQQQQSTLAPPGRLSAPGSPATARKSPTPQRFEPPPLGFRPEIKIPPNPMAALKKVPPPVEKNTFWKDEYCKERSKSPLPETAAVAAAPITQPSQNGDYTDSVDGYKPQAIGNSNYSPVAPKSPTMQQQQLHQLQQQLQQQHLSQQVPTPPPTPPQQQQQQQQQRQEFRSVPMPQSPAVNVYTQRQTESPRSPFEQQQRSTESPFRLAQQQQQQQQSPQQQQQQQYPPLAISPLAQQQPTAQQSAQSVPWRTQRSQPVVSPQPQQQQQQQQQQQLSHPQPIYNNVQQQQQQQQQQRSRDVFSPVRNDTTATAINNQQQQNYGTQQTPYSGAGKPTNVGSLYIAPLAQPTEPQAQRILLQQQQQTAARDSPMRQLPQQQQSAGQPLRWLSSQPGVKEQAPWAQARAEENGNVLPSTLRQTTPAPTSAPPAQPQVAPQAPQQPQQTSFYQPQLIQGNGFGPQPTIQQQNFGSNTQPGGLRLQINLNTNSNSTSNNNNQSGPRERIIPITLEQTPTYAAAQPNFGAPAGHIIRSANQFVDQGYNNYPASGMVQGQRVMSPQLQTNGNSTRIVPISIEGGRSGPVSQSPVVLQNDPRSPPIQSKSFRILQKITDTVDDGNDDESFAQQTPIEQPAQLQRPQYARQMSAQQARNSPTIEQMRRLQIGQDQQQQQQQQQQLGTPLAWSPQGNGISAQNRFTQQQQQQQRFDGPPQQQQQYIPPSEQQAPEPKKYTGSAIPSRSFKILQAMTTPENAGPGQSDL; translated from the exons AA TTATGGTCAACgcggtggaggaggaggagcaggaggTGGTGGCTATGAGGCGCCAGCCTGTGTGCAGAATGCCATGATGACAAAAGACAAGAAACCATTCACATATACACCAGGTGGCATAGATCTCTCTCAGATACGTTCGGAGCGTATGGCCAAACGTTTGGCTCGCAATGCCCAATCGGAGGGAGCCACTGGAGCATCGCAACAGAATAGACCAGCTCAGCCGCAGTCACCAAATGGTGGCTCACCTGGATCTGGAGCAGCCAGCTCAATGGGAGCTGCTGCCATGGGTATGCCCTTTCAGGTGCtaccaccgccgccgccgccaccacaACCGGGTAAGAATGGCAATCAATTTGCCCCAGCTGCacccccaccaccaccaccccaacaacaacaaagcacATTAGCACCACCCGGTCGTCTTAGTGCACCAGGTTCGCCGGCAACGGCTCGTAAATCACCAACACCACAACGTTTTGAGCCGCCACCATTGGGATTCCGGCCAGAGATTAAGATACCACCAAATCCGATGGCAGCTCTAAAGAAAGTTCCACCGCCCGTGGAGAAGAACACATTCTGGAAGGATGAATATTGCAAAGAGCGTTCCAAGAGTCCATTGCCAGAAACAGCAGCAGTTGCAGCTGCTCCAATTACTCAGCCAAGTCAGAATGGAGACTATACCGATAGCGTTGATG GCTATAAACCTCAAGCAATTGGtaatagcaactatagtccaGTTGCCCCCAAATCGCCGAcaatgcagcagcaacaactacatCAACTACAGCAACagttgcagcaacaacatctgTCGCAGCAGGTGCCCACGCCGCCACCAACTCcaccccaacaacaacaacagcagcaacaacaacgacaagaGTTCCGCAGTGTGCCCATGCCACAATCGCCGGCTGTCAATGTTTATacacagagacagacagagagtcCACGTTCACCCTTTGAACAGCAACAACGATCCACTGAGAGTCCTTTCCGTTTggcacaacagcagcaacaacagcaacaatcaccacaacagcagcagcaacaacaatatccACCTTTGGCAATTTCTCCATTGGCTCAGCAACAGCCAACAGCTCAGCAATCAGCACAATCTGTACCCTGGCGTACACAACGTTCTCAGCCTGTGGTTTCACCACAGccccagcaacagcagcagcagcaacaacaacagcagctaTCACATCCACAACCCATTTACAACAAtgtgcaacaacagcagcaacagcaacaacaacaacgatctCGCGATGTATTCAGCCCAGTCAGAAATgacacaacagcaacagcaatcaataaccagcagcaacagaattATGGCACTCAACAAACACCATATTCAGGAGCAGGAAAACCG accaACGTTGGTTCTCTTTACATTGCTCCTTTGGCTCAGCCCACAGAGCCACAAGCCCAGCGTATTCTgcttcagcagcagcagcagactGCAGCCCGGGATTCGCCTATGAGGCAATTGCCCCAACAGCAGCAATCAGCTGGCCAACCTTTGCGTTGGCTTAGCTCCCAGCCGGGAGTTAAGGAGCAGGCACCTTGGGCCCAAGCTCGAGCTGAAGAGAATGGCAACGTTTTGCCATCAACATTAAGACAGACGACTCCGGCGCCAACATCAGCACCACCAGCACAGCCACAAGTTGCACCACAAGCGCCACAGCAACCACAGCAAACATCTTTCTATCAACCACAATTGATTCAAGGCAATGGATTTGGTCCACAACCAACAATTCAACAGCAGAACTTTGGCTCAAATACTCAGCCAGGTGGTTTGCGTTTGCAAATTAATTTGAATACGAATAGTAacagcaccagcaacaacaataatcaAAGTGGACCAAGG GAGCGCATTATACCCATTACTTTGGAGCAGACACCAACATATGCAGCTGCCCAACCGAATTTCGGTG CGCCTGCTGGTCACATAATACGCTCAGCTAATCAATTTGTCGATCAAGGTTACAACAATTATCCAGCTTCCGGAATGGTTCAAGGACAAAGGGTTATGTCACCGCAACTCCAGACGAATGGCAACTCTACACGAATTGTGCCCATCTCTATTGAGGGTGGACGATCCGGACCTGTATCCCAATCGCCAGTAGTTTTGCAAAA CGATCCACGATCACCGCCCATACAATCGAAATCGTTTagaattttgcaaaaaataacCGATACCGTGGACGATGGCAACGACGATGAATCCTTTGCACAGCAAACTCCCATCGAGCAGCCGGCCCAATTGCAGAGGCCACAATATGCTCGTCAGATGAGTGCTCAGCAGGCAAGAAATAGTCCAACTATAGAACAAATGAGACGATTGCAAATTGGTCAggatcaacagcaacagcagcagcaacaacaacaattgggTACGCCTTTAGCTTGGTCGCCGCAAG GTAATGGCATCTCAGCACAGAATCGCTttacacaacaacaacaacaacagcagcgtTTTG ATGGAcccccacaacaacaacaacaatatataCCACCTAGTGAACAACAAGCTCCGGAACCTAAAAAATATACGGGTAGCGCTATACCTAGTCGATCATTTAAAATTCTACAGGCTATGACAACACCAGAAAATGCCG GACCTGGACAATCGGATCTATAA